Proteins co-encoded in one Bacillus infantis NRRL B-14911 genomic window:
- a CDS encoding dynamin family protein, which yields MMSQKLQLEFQEKEKRFAGSPLRQDNLEIPVIQINSLLDQIIKDAGVLVDKCQTPVKVVLMGEVKAGKSTLLNALAGAEVSPVNIAEATASIIEIYHSPERVGKIIRSNCTEINGSPEEIYDLLQEHHGDLDFFKDVEEIKLGFPLPNLQKLHIVDTPGLATVSKQNAKKTEDYIQQSDVVVWVFSAHHLGQADIEDKVEEVDELGKPIVGIINRIDEVIGDIGKLVDYLDTRLNLYITDVFPLSAKQAFKGITENQPLLLEQSGYKKLFTFLEEEVEQNDSIHEESLKSSMEALLQKEIAIHKHFADAADDLIVNMEKRKNDINHFNSQIKGDMAAELRNWFELEFLADEEQILKSKIQDLKLLSNKQDKKQIEELFKQELSDDKIRRTISEKYKSIDKQFQSKWQSAMDVIQRRMEQDLNEHFNDSNQQLWLSIQSITKEVPTGQEQMKDGMGKGMVIAGAYGTTVAAYTAWLGPYAASVSLGTALGAILPPVLITGAAVGAVVKLLSFSKQKKEFMKSVDEAIKNIKRHIELKIIPEVLKDLESESNKIANHLYNEFCQSLANGYSEEELSNIKSRVKSYLADIQVGSLVKVTI from the coding sequence ATGATGTCTCAAAAGCTTCAACTTGAATTTCAGGAAAAGGAAAAACGGTTTGCTGGATCCCCGCTTCGTCAGGACAATTTAGAGATCCCAGTCATTCAAATTAACAGTCTGCTTGATCAGATCATAAAAGATGCAGGAGTGCTCGTAGATAAATGCCAGACGCCAGTGAAGGTCGTGCTAATGGGAGAAGTTAAAGCGGGGAAGTCCACATTGCTAAATGCCTTGGCAGGAGCTGAAGTATCCCCTGTTAATATAGCAGAGGCTACCGCCAGTATTATTGAGATTTATCACAGCCCGGAAAGAGTGGGGAAAATCATTCGATCCAATTGTACAGAGATTAATGGCTCTCCTGAGGAAATTTATGATCTTCTTCAAGAGCATCATGGGGATTTGGACTTTTTCAAAGATGTTGAGGAAATTAAACTTGGCTTTCCCCTTCCGAACTTACAGAAACTGCACATTGTCGATACACCGGGATTGGCAACAGTAAGCAAACAAAATGCAAAGAAGACAGAAGATTACATTCAACAGTCGGATGTCGTAGTCTGGGTATTCAGTGCTCACCATCTGGGCCAGGCTGATATTGAAGATAAAGTAGAGGAAGTCGATGAACTTGGAAAACCTATTGTCGGAATCATCAACAGGATTGATGAAGTAATAGGAGACATCGGAAAGCTTGTTGATTATCTAGACACTCGCTTAAACTTATACATCACCGATGTATTCCCTCTTTCAGCCAAGCAAGCCTTTAAAGGCATCACTGAAAACCAGCCTTTGTTATTGGAGCAGTCTGGATATAAAAAGCTATTCACCTTTTTGGAAGAAGAAGTAGAGCAAAATGATTCTATACACGAAGAGTCTTTAAAAAGTTCAATGGAGGCCCTGCTGCAAAAGGAGATAGCGATACATAAACACTTTGCTGACGCAGCAGATGATTTGATTGTAAATATGGAAAAGAGAAAAAATGATATCAACCATTTCAACAGCCAAATCAAAGGAGATATGGCAGCAGAATTGCGAAACTGGTTTGAACTGGAGTTCTTGGCTGATGAAGAACAAATACTAAAATCAAAAATCCAGGATTTAAAGCTACTCTCTAATAAACAGGATAAAAAGCAAATCGAAGAATTATTTAAACAAGAGTTATCCGATGACAAGATCAGAAGAACCATCTCGGAAAAATACAAATCTATTGACAAGCAGTTTCAAAGCAAATGGCAAAGTGCGATGGATGTCATCCAGAGACGTATGGAGCAAGACTTAAACGAACACTTCAATGATTCAAACCAGCAGCTGTGGCTGTCCATTCAAAGCATTACTAAAGAGGTACCAACGGGACAAGAACAGATGAAGGATGGCATGGGGAAAGGGATGGTCATTGCCGGTGCCTATGGGACAACCGTAGCTGCTTATACAGCTTGGCTTGGTCCGTATGCAGCTTCAGTTTCGCTGGGAACCGCTCTGGGAGCCATCCTGCCCCCTGTATTAATAACAGGTGCTGCCGTTGGAGCGGTTGTGAAACTGCTTAGCTTCAGCAAGCAGAAGAAAGAATTCATGAAGAGTGTGGATGAAGCAATAAAAAACATTAAGCGCCACATCGAACTAAAAATTATACCAGAAGTCTTGAAGGACCTGGAATCAGAAAGCAATAAAATTGCCAACCATTTATACAATGAATTCTGCCAGTCCCTTGCCAATGGCTACTCAGAAGAAGAACTTTCCAATATTAAATCAAGAGTCAAAAGCTATCTGGCAGATATACAAGTTGGAAGTTTGGTGAAAGTTACGATATAG
- a CDS encoding ComEC/Rec2 family competence protein yields the protein MRQNIDNVKRNVENLKEKKTDELGKEIRVYIEKYIPEKEILLLDFVSQQHFEQFCLRKNVNPQQSENRTMLYIRNIRISKKAEPKEGFHYPIPEELFDQKHTFENSPINENGIMLEQITAFFITLRGDNDISFETSAASQRSILPEAGYFNWEEDVIKIIEDVKIKNEELKIIIRNVGQANWNEVYSNGSCKIIYDIGCSIYYDVNVVKNLINNTPLNHHPVLIISHWDIDHYLALVKFPKLDFNKFRNIIVPYRLPNKTSEKVLKLFPQNKVIRIPECSKKLIGRKISSKLIKSTDNLALFRGERSSDRNKSGLSLAVIGKYQSVILPADHTYYQVFRNMYTELPENIPLNLVTPHHGGKAGSITRALKDLMIMPGASITSTGKNNYGHPFEETKSQLDNHGFTWVRTDEGVKDPEIIL from the coding sequence GTGCGACAAAATATTGATAATGTTAAAAGAAATGTAGAGAATTTAAAAGAGAAAAAAACTGATGAACTTGGTAAGGAAATTAGAGTTTATATTGAAAAGTATATTCCTGAGAAAGAAATTTTGCTTTTAGACTTTGTTTCACAACAACACTTTGAACAATTTTGTCTACGCAAGAATGTGAATCCACAGCAAAGCGAAAACCGTACAATGTTATACATAAGAAACATTAGAATTAGTAAAAAAGCAGAACCAAAGGAGGGGTTTCATTACCCCATCCCAGAGGAATTATTTGATCAAAAACATACATTTGAGAATTCCCCCATTAATGAAAATGGAATAATGCTTGAACAAATTACAGCATTCTTTATTACTTTAAGAGGTGATAATGATATAAGTTTCGAAACAAGTGCTGCTTCACAAAGATCAATTCTGCCAGAAGCTGGCTACTTTAACTGGGAAGAAGATGTTATAAAAATAATAGAAGATGTGAAAATAAAAAATGAAGAGCTTAAAATAATAATTAGAAATGTAGGACAAGCAAACTGGAATGAAGTGTATTCAAACGGATCTTGTAAAATTATTTATGATATTGGATGTTCAATATATTATGATGTTAATGTTGTGAAAAATCTAATCAATAATACTCCTTTAAATCATCATCCCGTTCTGATAATTAGTCATTGGGATATCGACCATTACTTAGCCCTGGTTAAATTTCCAAAGTTAGATTTTAATAAGTTTAGAAACATTATTGTTCCCTATAGGTTGCCGAATAAAACAAGTGAGAAAGTGTTAAAACTCTTTCCACAAAATAAAGTTATTCGTATTCCAGAATGTAGCAAAAAGCTTATTGGAAGAAAAATTAGCTCAAAACTAATTAAAAGTACTGATAATCTGGCCCTATTTAGAGGTGAACGGTCTAGTGATAGAAATAAGTCTGGATTATCTCTTGCAGTTATAGGCAAATATCAAAGCGTAATTCTTCCAGCTGACCACACTTATTATCAAGTTTTTAGAAATATGTATACAGAATTGCCGGAGAATATACCTTTAAATTTAGTAACGCCTCATCATGGTGGAAAAGCTGGTAGTATAACAAGAGCCTTAAAAGATTTAATGATAATGCCGGGGGCATCTATTACATCGACAGGTAAGAATAATTATGGCCATCCTTTTGAAGAAACAAAAAGTCAACTAGATAATCATGGATTTACTTGGGTAAGAACTGATGAAGGAGTTAAAGATCCAGAAATCATCCTTTAA
- a CDS encoding multidrug effflux MFS transporter codes for MNLSKKKRVQLAFLLGSLAILGPFTIDTYLPSFPTIVNDFHTNASLVQISLTTCLLGLGLGQLVIGPMSDVHGRRKPLLIFLTLYFLSSVTCAIAPNIYTLIVSRFLQGFAAAGGLVISRAIVRDLFSGRELTKFFASLMLVGNLGPIIAPIIGGAILTFTSWKGVFIVLAGIGIIFTFIVSLKLEESLPAEKRVPGNFKQVIGNFGMLLKDREFAGYAFTQGFITAGIFAYVSGISFVYQNIYGVSPQVFSFLFGVNGVGLIIGTQLVGRLADYIPEKTFLKIGLGLSNTAAILLLTALLLKAPLLLVALPIFFLVMSISIIGTASFSLAMETKGHVAGSASALLGVLPFLLGSITAPLVGVAGEYSALPMGIIILAASLLAFLSYFLLVRKGSLRQKGSDAPVHNNL; via the coding sequence TTGAACTTATCAAAGAAAAAAAGAGTACAGCTAGCTTTTCTGTTGGGGTCACTTGCCATTTTAGGTCCATTTACGATTGACACGTATTTGCCTTCATTTCCTACTATAGTTAATGATTTTCATACGAATGCTTCGCTGGTTCAAATCAGCTTGACCACTTGTTTATTAGGACTCGGATTAGGTCAATTAGTTATAGGACCTATGAGTGATGTGCATGGCCGCCGTAAACCATTGCTCATCTTCCTTACTTTGTATTTTTTATCCTCTGTCACTTGTGCCATCGCACCCAATATATATACATTGATCGTTTCCCGTTTTCTTCAAGGCTTTGCAGCTGCAGGGGGGCTGGTCATCTCAAGAGCCATTGTACGGGACTTGTTTAGCGGACGGGAACTTACAAAGTTTTTCGCCTCTTTAATGTTGGTTGGAAATCTTGGTCCTATTATCGCGCCCATTATAGGCGGTGCGATTCTGACGTTTACGAGCTGGAAAGGAGTTTTCATTGTCCTGGCTGGTATCGGCATAATTTTCACCTTCATTGTCAGCTTGAAACTGGAAGAATCGCTGCCAGCTGAAAAACGGGTACCTGGAAATTTCAAGCAAGTCATCGGGAACTTTGGCATGTTATTAAAGGATCGTGAATTTGCGGGATATGCCTTTACTCAAGGATTTATAACAGCCGGGATCTTTGCCTATGTGTCAGGTATTTCTTTTGTCTACCAAAACATTTATGGAGTTTCCCCTCAAGTATTCAGCTTCTTATTCGGCGTAAATGGAGTGGGCTTAATCATAGGAACTCAACTGGTTGGCCGATTAGCAGATTATATACCGGAAAAAACATTCTTGAAAATTGGATTAGGGCTTTCCAATACAGCTGCTATTCTTTTACTGACAGCCCTTTTACTAAAGGCACCGCTTCTGTTAGTTGCGCTTCCTATTTTCTTTTTAGTCATGTCCATCAGTATTATTGGAACAGCATCATTCTCTCTCGCGATGGAAACGAAAGGGCATGTGGCCGGAAGTGCATCTGCTTTATTAGGGGTGCTGCCGTTCCTTCTTGGTTCCATAACAGCTCCACTCGTTGGAGTTGCGGGTGAGTACTCAGCTCTTCCAATGGGGATTATTATTTTGGCTGCTAGCTTGTTGGCTTTTTTGTCTTACTTTTTGTTGGTGAGGAAAGGGTCTTTGCGTCAAAAAGGATCAGATGCTCCTGTTCATAATAACTTGTAA
- a CDS encoding patatin-like phospholipase family protein — protein MSNFKISFSGGGFRATFFCLGAFRRLVQLGVSSNVSHISSVSGGSITAGLIMLALSERDFKDTKDFLIIE, from the coding sequence ATGTCCAACTTCAAAATATCCTTTTCAGGCGGAGGCTTCCGGGCTACCTTCTTCTGTTTAGGTGCCTTTCGTAGACTGGTTCAATTAGGTGTTAGTTCCAACGTATCACATATTAGTTCAGTTTCTGGTGGAAGCATAACTGCTGGTTTGATAATGTTAGCTTTATCTGAAAGGGACTTTAAAGATACAAAGGATTTTTTGATAATCGAGTAA
- a CDS encoding dynamin family protein, producing the protein MSIENMNRMKSLYDQISDRYIKYITQQIEEETQGFIEISEEVEEFIYGLSGYKKSTILLPMNEGFREYVEKFRGLVKSMDEPFMLFVVGMGKYGKSTLLNALMQQKAAEVDELPKTWKIDVFKSDPQETMAKMKYKDGKERRVSVKFAQTLIKSEELKRIDSEKQVNQKLREFKKKGVSKEELKEYKKALMEEILYVSKLAEVHWPVNPAPLLENFFLVDTPGLVQKVMGEVKESVREYYHKADGVLWMLDANTISAEKSKELIMELSEHLNAVGQINPQNIIEVLNRIDNIRENHGEEGVQRIVKEAERIYEGYFSRIVPISAQEAFNGFENKDRDLIEKSGIENLLAEIESAFLRKSREIRMMSKKFSLKSLLHSTANHINAYFSRLKDDKEKLDMLMGKFISEIKNKENDLLREMESILKAHKQLVDSNIDLYADSLFDIESESGRERKIKDKIFEISHLTKKVEDLYNKTDKQSVEIFNYYRGKVEFSKYQLLEGKELAELNRNAAAGSHTITEANFDTDGWSFASGTGIAIISTIFLGPIGLLLGPLSGFLGINKWLARKFKLSDLKRDLRTSFEKSAKDMKAEYRNNVGETFRGIRGQIEEIAFVSFAGLHGDGKEAGLLLDEIEAFRPELSNWKVETSFKEFIAEEIYIKSKRKEQALLSEKNKKSVSLSYDGREYDVSKAST; encoded by the coding sequence ATGTCTATTGAAAATATGAACAGAATGAAATCTCTATATGATCAGATCTCAGACAGATATATTAAATATATAACCCAACAGATCGAGGAAGAGACGCAAGGTTTTATTGAGATATCAGAAGAGGTTGAAGAATTTATATATGGACTCTCAGGTTATAAGAAATCTACTATCTTGCTTCCTATGAATGAAGGTTTCAGGGAGTATGTGGAGAAATTCCGCGGCCTTGTTAAAAGTATGGATGAGCCATTCATGCTTTTTGTTGTAGGTATGGGGAAGTATGGAAAATCCACCCTGCTGAATGCTCTCATGCAGCAAAAAGCCGCAGAAGTTGATGAACTGCCGAAAACATGGAAAATTGATGTATTCAAATCGGATCCTCAAGAAACCATGGCAAAAATGAAGTATAAAGACGGTAAGGAGAGAAGAGTTTCAGTAAAATTTGCACAGACGTTAATCAAGAGTGAAGAACTCAAAAGAATTGACTCCGAAAAGCAGGTTAATCAAAAGCTGAGAGAGTTCAAAAAAAAGGGAGTAAGCAAAGAAGAACTGAAGGAATACAAAAAGGCCCTTATGGAAGAAATTCTGTACGTGTCTAAGCTAGCTGAAGTGCATTGGCCAGTTAATCCTGCTCCCCTGCTTGAAAATTTCTTCTTGGTGGATACTCCTGGACTTGTTCAGAAGGTCATGGGTGAAGTAAAGGAAAGTGTTCGTGAGTACTACCATAAAGCAGATGGGGTACTATGGATGCTCGATGCCAATACCATTTCCGCTGAAAAATCAAAGGAGCTCATTATGGAGTTATCAGAGCACTTAAATGCAGTAGGGCAAATTAATCCCCAGAATATCATTGAAGTCTTAAACAGAATCGATAACATAAGGGAAAACCATGGGGAAGAGGGTGTCCAACGTATTGTGAAAGAGGCAGAGCGGATATATGAAGGATACTTCTCCAGAATTGTTCCGATTTCGGCACAGGAAGCTTTCAATGGTTTTGAAAATAAAGATCGAGACCTGATTGAAAAAAGTGGAATTGAAAACCTGCTAGCAGAAATTGAGTCCGCTTTTTTAAGAAAGAGCCGAGAGATCAGGATGATGAGCAAAAAGTTCTCTCTAAAATCATTGCTGCATTCTACTGCAAATCATATCAATGCATATTTTTCAAGACTTAAAGATGATAAAGAAAAGCTGGATATGCTTATGGGGAAATTTATTTCGGAAATAAAAAATAAAGAAAATGATTTGTTGAGAGAGATGGAAAGTATTTTAAAAGCCCACAAGCAGTTAGTGGATTCGAACATTGATCTTTATGCAGATTCATTATTTGATATCGAAAGTGAGAGCGGAAGGGAAAGGAAAATCAAAGACAAAATTTTTGAAATCAGTCATTTAACGAAGAAAGTAGAGGATTTATACAATAAGACGGACAAACAGTCTGTAGAAATATTCAATTATTATCGCGGAAAAGTCGAGTTTTCTAAGTATCAATTGCTTGAAGGGAAGGAGCTGGCAGAATTGAACCGCAATGCTGCTGCCGGAAGCCATACGATCACAGAAGCAAATTTTGATACAGACGGCTGGAGTTTCGCTTCCGGGACTGGTATTGCAATTATCTCTACAATTTTTCTCGGGCCAATTGGCCTTTTGCTGGGCCCGCTATCTGGATTTTTAGGGATTAATAAATGGCTAGCCAGAAAGTTTAAGCTAAGTGATTTAAAAAGAGATTTGCGAACTTCGTTTGAGAAATCGGCTAAGGATATGAAAGCTGAATACAGAAACAATGTTGGAGAAACTTTTAGGGGAATCAGAGGACAGATTGAAGAAATAGCATTTGTATCTTTCGCCGGTCTTCATGGGGACGGCAAAGAGGCTGGACTCCTTCTTGATGAAATTGAAGCATTCAGACCTGAGTTAAGCAACTGGAAAGTCGAGACTTCATTCAAAGAATTTATAGCAGAAGAGATCTATATAAAATCAAAAAGAAAAGAACAGGCGCTGCTTTCGGAGAAAAATAAGAAGTCAGTGTCCTTATCTTATGATGGGAGAGAGTATGATGTCTCAAAAGCTTCAACTTGA
- a CDS encoding DUF4839 domain-containing protein: MKIIISIFLSFIIITLMGCAGNSHEGEAKTPSGSSIQKGSDYQAVVNVFKEQGFKNIKIKKLEDLITGWLTKDGEVESVSVDGDKEYSPDVWYSNDVEVVITYHTFPEREKKDTESAEEKKKNTESAEEKKRDTESAEEKRSKTNGPSGNETFAKSDQEILTAENNEDLAAVLAVKNEADPIIGEFAKKYAGRTIEFDGYIANMMLHGNKKTRYNILILAGDNGETTFSGPNFQFKDVNVTSDLNLTGSNIPDTLGQGQNLHITAKVKEYNESTGLFRLEPVSTEIK; encoded by the coding sequence ATGAAAATAATAATTAGTATTTTTTTAAGTTTTATTATTATCACATTGATGGGGTGTGCTGGAAATTCACATGAGGGGGAAGCAAAAACACCGTCAGGTTCAAGTATACAAAAAGGTAGTGATTACCAAGCAGTTGTTAATGTTTTTAAGGAGCAGGGATTCAAGAACATTAAAATAAAGAAGCTGGAAGATTTAATAACTGGTTGGTTGACAAAAGATGGCGAAGTTGAATCTGTCTCAGTTGATGGAGATAAAGAATATTCGCCAGATGTATGGTACTCTAACGACGTAGAAGTAGTCATAACATACCACACTTTCCCAGAAAGAGAGAAAAAAGACACCGAGTCTGCTGAAGAAAAGAAAAAAAATACCGAATCTGCTGAAGAAAAGAAAAGAGATACCGAGTCTGCTGAAGAAAAGCGTTCTAAGACAAATGGCCCATCAGGCAATGAAACATTTGCCAAAAGCGATCAGGAAATATTAACGGCAGAAAATAATGAAGATTTAGCGGCTGTCTTGGCAGTGAAGAATGAAGCTGATCCAATTATCGGTGAATTTGCGAAAAAATATGCAGGTAGAACCATTGAATTTGATGGATATATCGCAAATATGATGCTTCATGGGAATAAGAAAACAAGATATAATATCCTGATATTAGCTGGTGATAATGGTGAGACGACTTTTAGTGGACCTAATTTTCAATTCAAGGATGTCAATGTTACGTCCGATTTAAATCTTACTGGTTCTAACATACCGGATACTCTGGGTCAGGGGCAAAATCTTCATATTACTGCTAAAGTTAAAGAATACAATGAATCAACTGGACTATTCAGGCTTGAGCCAGTTTCTACTGAAATAAAATAA